Proteins from one Hypanus sabinus isolate sHypSab1 unplaced genomic scaffold, sHypSab1.hap1 scaffold_2860, whole genome shotgun sequence genomic window:
- the LOC132388254 gene encoding substance-P receptor-like → YHVCVIALVYFMPLIVMGFTYTVVGRTLWASEIPGDSSDRYREQLNSKRKVVKMMIVVVTTFAVCWLPFHIYFLLSLFHPDIYLEKYIQQVYLAIFWLAMSSTMYNPIIYCCLNERFRVGFRRAFRWCPFIKDTDYEGLEMKSTRYFHTQSSMYKVSRMETTEVNLNDDDTEENEKAVHLPLDLSTNGSARHSLKAGSNPTGTY, encoded by the exons GTACCACGTCTGTGTGATAGCCCTTGTCTACTTCATGCCCCTGATTGTGATGGGGTTTACCTACACTGTTGTGGGCAGGACGCTGTGGGCCAGTGAGATCCCAGGGGATTCCTCGGACAGATATAGGGAGCAGCTCAATTCCAAGAGGAAG GTGGTGAAGATGATGATTGTAGTGGTGACTACCTTCGCTGTGTGCTGGCTTCCCTTTCACATCTACTTCCTGCTTTCCCTCTTCCACCCTGATATCTACCTGGAGAAATACATCCAGCAAGTGTATCTGGCCATCTTCTGGCTCGCCATGAGTTCCACAATGTACAACCCCATAATCTACTGCTGTCTCAATGAACG GTTCCGCGTTGGCTTCCGCCGTGCTTTCCGCTGGTGTCCGTTCATCAAAGACACTGACTATGAGGGTCTGGAGATGAAGTCCACCAGGTATTTTCATACCCAGAGCAGTATGTACAAGGTCAGCCGCATGGAGACCACCGAGGTCAACCTAAATGATGATGACACTGAGGAGAATGAGAAGGCCGTACACTTGCCTCTGGACCTCTCCACCAATGGGTCTGCACGCCACTCTTTAAAGGCTGGTTCCAACCCTACCGGCACCTACTGA